Proteins encoded by one window of Chondromyces crocatus:
- the aroC gene encoding chorismate synthase: MTALRWITAGESHGPEISAIVEGIPAGLPLLAEDIDADLARRQRGYGRGARMKIEQDRVRFTAGVRGGETLGGPIAMVIENRDHGNWAGRMGAEPFAEPPEALTRPRPGHADLAGGLKYDRRDLRDILERASARETAMRVAVGGVCRKLLAALDVEVFAHVVAIGSVSAALAPTTSPHELRVLARASDLACADPEAAEAMRAAIRDAAHRGDTLGGVFEVVALGVPPGLGSHVQWDRRLDGRVAQALMSIQAIKGVEVGLGFEAARRSGSGVHDPIAYDAETNLFIRPTNHAGGVEGGISNGMPVVCRAAMKPIATLKRALPSIDIRSKERFDAAFERSDVCAVPAASVVGEAMVMIVLTAALLEKLGGDSLSEVQRHLAGYREQLARF, encoded by the coding sequence ATGACCGCGCTCCGCTGGATCACTGCTGGCGAATCCCACGGCCCCGAGATCTCTGCGATCGTCGAAGGGATCCCCGCTGGCCTCCCGCTCCTCGCCGAGGACATCGACGCCGATCTCGCCCGCCGTCAGCGCGGTTACGGGCGGGGCGCACGCATGAAGATCGAGCAGGATCGCGTCCGCTTCACGGCGGGCGTGCGCGGCGGCGAGACCCTCGGCGGTCCGATCGCAATGGTGATCGAGAACCGCGACCACGGAAACTGGGCAGGTCGCATGGGCGCGGAGCCTTTCGCCGAGCCCCCCGAGGCGCTCACACGCCCCCGCCCTGGGCATGCGGATCTCGCCGGAGGCCTCAAGTACGATCGCCGCGACCTGCGTGACATCCTCGAGCGCGCCAGCGCACGCGAGACGGCGATGCGCGTCGCCGTCGGCGGTGTGTGCCGCAAGCTCCTCGCCGCGCTCGACGTGGAGGTCTTCGCGCACGTGGTGGCCATCGGCTCCGTCAGCGCCGCGCTTGCTCCGACCACCTCGCCTCACGAGCTTCGCGTCCTCGCGCGCGCTTCGGACCTCGCCTGCGCCGATCCCGAAGCCGCGGAGGCGATGCGCGCCGCCATCCGCGACGCCGCGCACCGAGGCGACACCCTTGGCGGTGTCTTCGAGGTGGTCGCCCTCGGCGTCCCCCCTGGCCTGGGCAGCCACGTCCAGTGGGATCGCCGACTCGATGGCCGTGTCGCCCAGGCCCTGATGAGCATTCAGGCGATCAAGGGGGTGGAGGTCGGCCTCGGCTTCGAGGCGGCGCGCCGAAGCGGCTCCGGCGTCCATGACCCCATCGCCTACGACGCGGAGACGAATCTCTTCATCCGACCCACCAACCACGCTGGCGGTGTCGAGGGGGGCATCTCGAACGGCATGCCCGTCGTATGCCGTGCCGCCATGAAGCCGATCGCCACCCTGAAGCGTGCGCTGCCGTCCATCGACATCCGCTCCAAGGAGCGCTTCGATGCTGCCTTCGAGCGGAGCGACGTGTGTGCCGTTCCTGCGGCGTCGGTGGTGGGAGAGGCGATGGTGATGATCGTGCTCACCGCCGCCCTTCTGGAGAAGCTCGGCGGCGACAGCCTCTCCGAGGTGCAGCGTCACCTCGCGGGCTACAGAGAGCAACTCGCGAGATTCTGA